A window of Fragaria vesca subsp. vesca linkage group LG7, FraVesHawaii_1.0, whole genome shotgun sequence contains these coding sequences:
- the LOC101312203 gene encoding DEAD-box ATP-dependent RNA helicase 7-like: MPSIDVSDYVLEAPKKEKKMKKSKKELAVTDSPISSSKKESKLKKRKAVDMDDEEDRSETSSELGDPVNHTKPNGDSAVEKSKKKSKKAKVEEAEEEEKVVVKADDPNAVTKFRISAPLRAKLKEKGIEALFSIQAMTFDTILDGSDLVGRARTGQGKTLAFVLPILESLINGSAKEFRKTGYGRAPTVIVLLPTRELAKQVFADFEFYGGAVGITACCVYGGSPYATQEYKLKRGVDVIVGTPGRIKDHIERGNIDLSTLKFRILDEADEMLRMGFVDDVEQILGKVKDVTKVQTLLFSATLPSWVQNISKRFLKSDKKTVDLVGNEKMKASINVRHIVLPCSSSARVDVIPDIIRCYSSGGRTIIFTETKDCASELSERLQGARPLHGDIQQGQREVTLAGFRSGKFSTLVATNVAARGLDINDVQLIIQCEPPRDVEDYIHRSGRTGRAGNSGVAVMLYDPRKSNISKIERESGVKFEHVSAPQPIDVAKAAGLSAAEMVTNVSDSVIPAFKSVAEELLKTSGLSAVDLLSKALAKAAGYTDVKKRSLLSSMENHVTVLLEAGKPIYTASFAYSALRRFLPEEKVESVKGMALTTDGKGAVFDVAAEDLDMFLRGADNAAGISIQVLDSLPSLQEKEARGGRFGNGGGRFGGRGGGRGGGRNDRFGGGRGRGSYNRW; this comes from the exons ATGCCTTCCATTGACGTCTCCGATTACGTGCTGGAGGCTCCGAAGAAGGAGAAGAAGATGAAAAAGTCGAAAAAGGAGCTGGCCGTAACCGACTCTCCGATTAGTAGTAGCAAGAAGGAGTCAAAGCTTAAGAAGCGGAAGGCTGTTGATATGGACGATGAGGAAGACAGGAGCGAGACCAGCTCCGAGCTCGGCGACCCCGTCAATCACACCAAGCCCAACGGCGATTCGGCGGTGGAGAAGAGCAAGAAGAAATCCAAGAAGGCCAAGGTGGAGGAGGCTGAGGAGGAGGAGAAGGTTGTGGTGAAGGCGGACGATCCGAATGCGGTGACCAAGTTTCGGATTTCGGCTCCGTTGAGGGCTAAGCTGAAGGAGAAGGGGATTGAAGCCTTGTTTTCCATTCAGGCCATGACGTTCGATACCATCTTGGACGGGTCGGACCTTGTCGGCCGGGCTCGCACCGGTCAG GGTAAAACTCTGGCGTTTGTGCTGCCGATATTGGAGTCGTTAATAAATGGCTCTGCTAAGGAATTTAGAAAGACCGGATACGGCAGAGCCCCGACTGTTATTGTGCTCTTACCCACTAGGGAGCTGGCCAAGCAG GTGTTTGCGGACTTCGAGTTTTATGGTGGGGCTGTGGGGATAACAGCCTGCTGTGTGTATGGTGGATCTCCGTACGCGACTCAGGAATATAAGTTGAAGAGAGGGGTTGATGTCATTGTGGGAACTCCTGGTCGTATCAAG GATCATATTGAGAGGGGAAATATAGACTTGAGCACTTTGAAGTTTCGGATACTTGATGAAGCTGATGAAATGCTGAGGATGGGTTTTGTTGACGATGTTGAACAAATTCTAG GCAAGGTCAAAGATGTTACTAAAGTTCAAACGCTTCTGTTCAGCGCAACCTTGCCCTCTTGGGTGCAAAAT ATTTCCAAAAGGTTTCTTAAATCAGATAAGAAAACTGTAGATCTAGTTGGTAATGAAAAGATGAAGGCCAGCATCAATGTTAGGCATATAGTTCTTCCCTGCTCTAGTTCAGCTAGAGTAGACGTCATTCCTGACATCATTCGATGTTATAGCAG TGGAGGCCGCACTATTATTTTCACTGAGACAAAGGATTGTGCATCTGAGCTTTCTGAGAGGTTGCAGGGAGCAAGACCTTTGCATGGGGACATACAGCAAGGTCAGCGGGAG GTCACACTTGCAGGCTTCAGGTCTGGCAAATTCTCAACATTAGTAGCCACAAATGTGGCAGCTCGTGGACTGGATATCAATGATGTTCAATTAATTATTCAG TGTGAACCTCCACGTGATGTAGAAGACTATATCCATCGATCTGGACGCACTGGGAGAGCAG GTAATAGTGGAGTTGCTGTAATGCTTTATGACCCCAGAAAGTCAAACATATCTAAGATCGAAAGAGAATCTGGGGTGAAATTTGAGCATGTGTCTGCTCCTCAGCCAATTGATGTTGCCAAAGCTGCAGGTCTTAGTGCAGCAGAAATGGTTACTAATGTCTCTGATAG TGTAATTCCTGCATTCAAGAGTGTTGCTGAGGAGCTTCTAAAAACCTCAGGCCTATCTGCAGTAGATCTACTGTCAAAGGCTCTTGCTAAGGCTGCG GGCTACACCGATGTAAAGAAGAGGTCACTTCTGAGTTCTATGGAGAACCATGTCACAGTATTGCTGGAGGCTGGAAAACCCATTTACACAGCATC CTTTGCTTATTCGGCCTTGAGGAGGTTCTTGCCGGAGGAGAAGGTCGAGTCAGTTAAGGGTATGGCGCTAACAACTGATGGAAAGGGTGCAGTGTTTGATGTCGCTGCTGAAGATTTGGATATGTTTCTGAGGG GTGCGGATAATGCAGCCGGTATCAGTATACAGGTCCTGGACTCTTTGCCGAGTTTACAAGAAAAAGAAGCAAGGGGAGGACGATTTGGCAATGGTGGTGGTAGGTTTGGTGGAAGGGGTGGTGGCAGGGGTGGTGGAAGGAATGATAGGTTTGGCGGCGGGAGAGGCCGTGGCAGCTACAACAGATGGTGA
- the LOC101307743 gene encoding pentatricopeptide repeat-containing protein At5g66520-like, which yields MSSTLRATLSHFLEQCKNMRELKQIHTHIIKSPFLLEQDQSFLNTRLLFFCALSDSGSQTYAAGVFRVIKNPNLYLYNIMIRAYTSIKANAFDEPASFRSLELYKQMVGDGIRPDCLTFPFLVKECAARIDGGNGRSVHGQVVKYGFRKDLFVQNSLMNMYSVFGSLICARKVFDEITERDVVSWNSMIKGYLRSGDLDEAIEVFREMKKRSVFSWNSIITGCVQGGRAREALDFFHEMQVVEGVRPDKITIASVLAACAHLGEVDNGTWVHGYLRRSGVESDVVIGTALVDMYGKCGCVEKAYEVFMEMPKKDTLAWTAMISVFALHGFGNEAFDLFEKMEAAGVEPNHVTFVGLLSACAHSGLVEKGRWCFDVMRRVYLIEPQLYHYACMVDILSRAGLIEEAERLIRSMPMKPDVYVWGALLGGCQIHGQVEIGEMAAHRLIDMEPLNHAFYVNLCDIYAKTGRFNDVKTVKSLMKERGIKKEVAGCSMIEVDGVVLEFSVRGSLILY from the coding sequence ATGTCAAGTACTCTCAGAGCCACACTCTCACATTTTCTGGAACAATGCAAGAACATGAGAGAGCTCAAACAAATCCACACCCACATCATAAAGTCCCCATTTTTACTCGAACAAGACCAATCCTTTCTCAACACCCGTCTCCTCTTCTTCTGCGCTCTATCCGATTCGGGTTCCCAAACCTACGCCGCCGGAGTTTTCCGGGTCATAAAGAACCCGAATCTTTATCTCTACAACATCATGATCAGAGCCTACACGTCTATAAAGGCCAATGCTTTTGATGAACCGGCGTCGTTTCGGTCGTTGGAGTTGTATAAGCAAATGGTGGGTGATGGGATTAGGCCCGATTGCCTCACGTTCCCGTTTCTTGTGAAGGAATGCGCGGCGAGGATCGACGGCGGGAATGGCCGGAGCGTTCATGGGCAGGTGGTTAAGTATGGGTTCAGAAAGGATTTGTTTGTTCAAAACTCGTTGATGAATATGTACTCTGTTTTCGGGTCTTTGATTTGTGCACGGAAGGTGTTCGATGAAATAACTGAGAGAGATGTGGTGTCGTGGAACTCGATGATTAAGGGGTATTTGAGAAGTGGGGATCTTGATGAGGCGATTGAGGTGTTTAGGGAGATGAAGAAGAGGAGTGTTTTTAGTTGGAATTCGATTATAACCGGGTGTGTTCAAGGCGGTCGGGCGAGGGAGGCATTGGATTTTTTTCATGAAATGCAGGTTGTTGAGGGTGTTAGGCCGGATAAGATTACGATTGCTAGTGTTCTTGCGGCTTGTGCTCATCTTGGCGAGGTTGATAATGGGACATGGGTGCATGGGTACTTGAGGAGAAGTGGGGTGGAGAGTGATGTGGTTATTGGTACAGCTCTGGTTGATATGTATGGTAAATGTGGGTGTGTGGAGAAAGCTTATGAGGTGTTTATGGAAATGCCGAAGAAAGATACTTTGGCGTGGACTGCTATGATTTCAGTTTTTGCTCTCCATGGGTTTGGCAATGAGGCGTTTGATCTTTTTGAAAAGATGGAAGCAGCTGGGGTTGAGCCGAATCATGTGACGTTTGTTGGGTTATTGTCAGCTTGTGCTCATTCTGGTTTAGTAGAGAAAGGTCGATGGTGTTTTGATGTGATGAGACGTGTTTATTTGATTGAACCGCAACTTTATCATTATGCATGCATGGTTGATATACTTAGCAGAGCCGGGCTAATTGAAGAGGCGGAGAGGTTGATAAGAAGCATGCCAATGAAGCCAGATGTATATGTATGGGGTGCATTGCTTGGAGGTTGTCAAATACATGGACAGGTTGAGATAGGAGAAATGGCGGCCCATCGTTTAATTGATATGGAACCTCTGAACCATGCTTTTTATGTCAACTTGTGCGATATCTATGCCAAAACTGGTAGGTTTAATGATGTGAAAACAGTTAAGTCACTAATGAAAGAAAGAGGGATAAAAAAGGAAGTTGCAGGTTGTAGCATGATTGAAGTCGATGGAGTTGTACTTGAATTCTCAGTGAGAGGATCCCTGATATTGTATTGA
- the LOC101311329 gene encoding mitochondrial metalloendopeptidase OMA1-like, producing MWLVIFLLVFLLFSADFLFVDGQDNAKLLKGLWNLSSVVFTLPFSRRMEMEADYIGLLLLASAGYDPMVAPGVYKKLSGTAGGSAKWEDYLSTHPSGEKRVENLSQAKVMEEALSIYRDVKQGRGVKGFL from the exons ATGTGGCTTGTCATATTTCTACTCGTTTTTCTTCTGTTTTCAGCAGATTTCCTGTTTGTAGATGGGCAAGACAATGCAAAATTACTGAAAGGTTTATGGAATTTAAGCAGCGTTGTATTTACACTTCCATTTTCTCGAAG GATGGAAATGGAAGCGGATTACATAGGGCTGTTGTTGCTTGCTTCAGCTGGATACGATCCCATGGTGGCTCCAGGTGTGTACAAGAAGTTGAGCGGGACTGCTGGTGGATCTGCAAAATGGGAAGATTATCTATCTACCCATCCTTCAGGGGAAAAGCGAGTTGAAAACCTGAGTCAAGCTAAGGTCATGGAAGAAGCACTCTCTATATATCGGGATGTAAAACAAGGGCGTGGGGTTAAAGGGTTTCTTTAG
- the LOC101311625 gene encoding uncharacterized protein LOC101311625: protein MANYRRANLAVDAFRSFTSRIQSKPNPISRVFSTNSTKSSSSATKPATLSGFSPSYSISHNPIPQNRLSPLIGFAGKRYYHVDRRQVRHFRQRGPRRWADWFKDPRRAFVTIVVGGGVFVTLYFGNLETVPYTKRKHFVILSTSMERKLGESQFEEMKAGFKGKILPAIHPESVRVRLISQEIIDALKRGLRHDQGWTDMGYASEEFDPRFEGRGSETVQVLMEEGEEGKAEGNWSREDEILDDKWIERSRKKGKDSKDATSHLVDLNWEVLVVDQPIVNAFCLPGGKIVVFTGLLKHFRSDAEIATIIGHEVGHAVARHSAEGITKNLWVAILSLVLYQLISPDFVNPLSNLFLRLPFSRRMELEADHIGLLLIASAGYDPRVAPTVYEKLGKISGGDSALRDYLTTHPSGKRRAEMLARAHIMEEALTIYRDVRAGRGVEGFL from the exons ATGGCGAACTACAGACGAGCCAACCTCGCCGTCGACGCCTTCCGGAGCTTCACATCAAGAATCCAATCTAAACCAAACCCAATCTCCAGAGTGTTCTCGACAAACTCGACAAAGTCATCATCTTCGGCCACAAAACCAGCTACGTTATCTGGGTTTTCTCCTTCCTATTCTATTTCACACAACCCAATTCCGCAAAACCGATTAAGCCCGCTTATTGGTTTCGCCGGAAAAAGATACTACCACGTGGATCGGCGGCAGGTGCGGCATTTCCGGCAGAGGGGCCCACGCCGGTGGGCCGACTGGTTCAAGGACCCGAGGAGGGCGTTTGTTACTATTGTGGTGGGCGGTGGGGTTTTTGTTACCTTGTATTTTGGGAACTTGGAGACTGTGCCATACACAAAGCGTAAGCATTTTGTGATTCTGTCGACGAGTATGGAGAGGAAGCTGGGAGAGTCGCAGTTTGAGGAAATGAAAGCCGGGTTCAAGGGGAAGATTTTGCCTGCGATTCACCCGGAGAGTGTGAGGGTTAGGCTGATTAGCCAGGAGATAATTGATGCGTTGAAGAGAGGGTTGAGGCATGATCAGGGGTGGACTGACATGGGTTATGCCTCCGAGGAGTTTGACCCGAGATTCGAGGGGAGGGGGAGTGAGACAGTGCAGGTGTTGATGGAGGAGGGTGAGGAAGGGAAGGCGGAGGGGAATTGGTCACGTGAGGATGAGATTCTTGATGATAAGTGGATTGAGCGTAGTAGGAAGAAGGGTAAGGATAGTAAGGATGCCACTTCGCATTTGGTTGATTTGAATTGGGAGGTTTTGGTGGTGGACCAGCCGATTGTCAATGCGTTTTGTTTGCCGGGTGGGAAGATTGTGGTGTTTACAGGGTTGCTTAAGCATTTTAGGAGTGATGCCGAGATTGCTACCATAATTGGTCATGAG GTTGGGCATGCTGTGGCTCGACACTCTGCTGAGGGCATCACAAAGAACCTGTGGGTTGCGATCTTGTCATTGGTTCTTTATCAGCTTATTTCGCCTGATTTTGTCAACCCGTTATCCAATCTTTTCTTAAGGCTTCCTTTTTCCCGAAG GATGGAATTGGAAGCAGATCACATTGGGCTGCTGTTGATTGCTTCTGCTGGATATGATCCAAGGGTGGCTCCAACTGTGTACGAGAAGTTGGGCAAAATCTCTGGTGGAGATTCAGCTTTGAGAGATTATCTTACTACTCATCCATCTGGGAAAAGGAGAGCTGAAATGCTGGCCCGTGCTCACATCATGGAAGAGGCTTTAACTATATATCGCGATGTAAGAGCTGGACGTGGGGTTGAAGGGTTTCTCTAG
- the LOC101312492 gene encoding uncharacterized protein LOC101312492 codes for MIKALSFLLLLVASVSTPSEAKLSILRPQPAVGFNVSHVQSTGTCSYTVDITTSCSSTRYTRDQISISFGDVYGNQIYAPRLDDPSAKTFESCSTDTFEIYGPCAYQICYVYLYRTGPDGWKPESVKIYSHNSRAVSFYYNTFIPSDIWYGFNLCQNGSSSHRQCACGWFIYVVVGLLVSLLL; via the exons ATGATCAAAGCGCTCTCTTTTCTTCTGCTCCTAGTCGCCTCCGTCTCCACGCCTTCTGAAGCCAAATTGAGCATCCTCCGACCCCAACCCGCCGTAGGTTTCAACGTCAGCCATGTACAG AGTACCGGGACTTGTTCTTATACTGTGGACATAACCACGAGCTGTTCGTCAACGAGGTACACAAGGGATCAAATCAGTATTTCATTCGGAGATGTTTATGGCAACCAG ATATATGCACCGCGGCTAGATGATCCATCAGCGAAAACGTTTGAGAGTTGTTCTACAGATACATTTGAGATATATGGACCATGCGCATATCAAATCTGTTATGTGTATCTTTACAGAACAGGACCTGATGGTTGGAAACCGGAGAGTGTGAAAATCTATAGTCACAATTCCAGGGCTGTTTCGTTCTACTACAACACCTTCATTCCCAGTGACATTTGGTATGGATTCAATTTGTGCCAGAATGGTTCATCTTCACACCGGCAATGTGCTTGTGGATGGTTTATATATGTTGTAGTTGGGCTTCTTGTGTCGCTTCTCTTGTAG
- the LOC101311916 gene encoding non-specific lipid-transfer protein 3-like, whose product MAFSGVQKVVFLVMLSMAAALSFGGAEAALTCGQVVNKLTPCASYIQNGGTPAANCCGGIRALYGMAQTTPDRQSVCNCLKQAIAGIPYTGAKAGLAAGLPGKCGVNIPYKINPSTDCKSIK is encoded by the exons ATGGCGTTCTCTGGAGTTCAAAAGGTGGTGTTCTTGGTGATGCTGTCCATGGCAGCAGCCCTATCGTTTGGTGGTGCGGAAGCAGCCCTTACGTGCGGTCAGGTGGTGAACAAGCTGACGCCTTGCGCTTCCTACATCCAAAACGGTGGGACTCCCGCGGCGAATTGCTGCGGCGGGATCAGGGCCCTCTACGGCATGGCTCAAACCACCCCTGACCGCCAGAGCGTGTGCAACTGTTTGAAACAAGCAATCGCCGGGATTCCTTACACCGGAGCTAAAGCCGGACTCGCTGCAGGCCTTCCCGGCAAGTGTGGTGTCAACATTCCCTACAAGATCAACCCTTCTACTGACTGCAAAAG CATCAAGTGA
- the LOC101311048 gene encoding cytochrome P450 704C1-like, with product MDFLITALPPAVISLAVVILLASIFWPEKNKRYPPVVGTVLHQLSHRRTLHHYHTELASKHKTYRILDLFKYAVYTADPANVEHILKTNFGNYGKGSYVYNLITDSMGDGIFAVDGEKWRHQRKASSSQFSTKVLRDFSSDIIKTTAVKLCCIIHEAAAGDKPIEMQVLFMKSTLDAIVTILLGIDLDTMSGNEEGIRFSDAFDDASSATLYRVADIFWKIKRFLNIGTEAVISKNIIVMHNFIYNLINRKIETLHKSEEDEQLLKRRDFISKLLEAKETDPKYLRDMVLSFIAAGKDTTASALSWFIYMMCKNLDIQEKIAQEVREATGLNNTSSADEVAANLTEEVLSKLQYLHAALNETLRLYPTVPMNARVCFSDDTWPDGHSVRKGELVIYQPYSMGRMKYIWGDDAEEFRPERWLDGNGNFKEESPFKFIAFNAGPRICLGRDYSYLQMKIFAAVLLNNYIFKLTDEKKVVKYKTMVTLHINRGLHVHAFPRV from the exons ATGGATTTTCTTATCACTGCTTTGCCTCCCGCAGTGATAAGTTTAGCAGTAGTGATTCTTTTAGCATCGATTTTCTGGCCGGAGAAGAACAAGAGATACCCACCTGTTGTCGGAACTGTCTTGCACCAACTATCCCACCGTCGCACGCTTCACCATTACCACACTGAGCTTGCAAGCAAACACAAAACTTACAGGATACTTGACTTGTTCAAATATGCAGTGTACACTGCAGATCCTGCAAATGTTGAACACATACTCAAAACCAACTTTGGAAACTATGGCAAG GGGTCGTACGTGTACAACCTTATAACAGATTCTATGGGAGATGGGATCTTCGCTGTGGACGGGGAAAAGTGGCGGCATCAGAGGAAGGCATCAAGTTCTCAATTCTCAACTAAAGTACTTAGGGACTTCAGCAGTGACATCATCAAGACCACTGCAGTAAAACTTTGTTGCATAATTCATGAAGCTGCAGCCGGCGACAAACCAATAGAGATGCAA GTTTTGTTTATGAAATCAACCTTGGATGCAATCGTCACGATTCTACTTGGTATCGATCTAGATACCATGTCTGGAAATGAAGAAGGTATCCGATTTTCCGATGCTTTTGATGATGCAAGCAGCGCTACCCTTTATCGTGTTGCTGATATCTTCTGGAAGATCAAACGGTTTTTGAACATTGGTACGGAAGCAGTTATAAGCAAAAATATAATAGTGATGCATAACTTCATATACAATTTAATCAACAGAAAGATTGAAACACTCCATAAATCAGAAGAAGATGAGCAACTT TTAAAGAGAAGAGACTTCATCTCCAAACTTTTGGAAGCTAAAGAGACTGATCCAAAGTACTTGAGAGACATGGTCCTCAGTTTTATTGCTGCCGGCAAAGACACAACTGCTTCTGCTCTTTCATGGTTTATTTATATGATGTGCAAGAATCTTGATATACAAGAAAAGATTGCACAAGAAGTTAGAGAAGCAACAGGTCTGAATAATACTTCAAGCGCCGATGAAGTTGCAGCCAACCTTACTGAAGAAGTCCTTAGCAAATTGCAATATCTCCATGCTGCTTTGAATGAGACACTCAGACTCTATCCAACAGTTCCAATG AATGCGAGGGTTTGTTTTTCTGATGATACATGGCCTGATGGACATAGTGTGAGAAAAGGAGAACTAGTGATATACCAACCTTATTCAATGGGCAGGATGAAGTATATATGGGGTGATGATGCAGAAGAGTTCCGGCCAGAGAGATGGCTGGACGGAAATGGGAATTTCAAGGAAGAAAGCCCTTTCAAATTCATAGCCTTCAAT GCCGGTCCAAGAATTTGTCTAGGAAGGGATTATAGTTATCTCCAAATGAAGATATTCGCTGCCGTGCTTTTAAACAACTACATATTCAAGCTCACTGACGAGAAAAAGGTGGTGAAATACAAGACGATGGTCACGCTCCATATCAATAGGGGACTTCATGTTCATGCCTTTCCAAGAGTTTGA